A window of Castanea sativa cultivar Marrone di Chiusa Pesio chromosome 1, ASM4071231v1 contains these coding sequences:
- the LOC142627793 gene encoding uncharacterized protein LOC142627793, protein MSLEIGIKVRKDSIPVCAENVESDCRCFSNNDIHDGWAQGRPCSADSGGTKRRALLHVDRKRRRNKWGRLYRRLYDGIHLLCVTAKEAQQVNEEVHESSNGPHMNAHMLSRKGIEIIGKIYPTTSNVHEFILVAIDYFTKWVEGALYKVLNSKKVAQFIQINIIYKYGTNGIVKAANKNIGQILKKIMKNYKDWHLQLPYALWGYKTLIRSSIGATPFSLVYGIEVVLPIKMGVRSFRTVLESEILEVDWLQSRYDQLCMMDEKRLKALYHIQGYQRRLRKAFGKKVRARDLKIGDLMLKEIQTSIQETIGEFKQNWVGSYIIIQIYFKGAVRLMNLDANPFTEPTNMDQLKKYHV, encoded by the exons ATGTCTTTAGAAATTGGCATCAAAGTTCGGAAAGATTCAATACCAGTATGTGCTGAGAATGTAGAATCAGATTGTAGATGCTTTAGTAACAATGACATCCATGATGGATGGGCCCAAGGAAGACCATGCTCAGCCGATAGTGGTGGAACAAAAAGAAGGGCACTGTTGCATGTTGATAGAAAGAGGCGAAGAAATAAATGGGGAAG GTTGTATAGAAGATTGTATGATGGAATCCATCTCCTTTGTGTAACTGCCAAAGAAGCACAACAAGTAAATGAGGAGGTCCATGAGTCAAGTAATGGCCCACATATGAATGCACACATGCTGTCACGGAAG GGAATAGAGATTATTGGGAAGATTTACCCAACAACATCAAATGTTCATGAATTCATATTGGTagctattgattacttcactaaatgggtggaaggTGCCTTGTATAAGGTGTTGAACTCGAAGAAAGTTGCTCAGTTTATTCAAATCAATATCATCTACAAATATGGG ACAAATGGAATAGTTAAGGCTGCAAACAAGAACATAGGGCAGATTTTGAAGAAGATCATGAAGAACTACAAGGATTGGCATTTACAATTACCCTATGCACTTTGGGGGTACAAGACATTAATTCGGTCATCCATAGGAGCCACTCCTTTTTCATTGGTGTATGGGATAGAGGTAGTCCTTCCCATTAAAATGGGTGTTCGTTCATTTAGAACAGTATTGGAGAGTGAAATCCTCGAAGTAGATTGGTTGCAGAGTAGGTATGATCAGTTATGCATGATGGATGAGAAGAGGCTCAAGGCCTTGTATCACATTCAAGGTTACCAAAGGAGACTTAGAAAAGCCTTTGGCAAGAAAGTAAGAGCTAGAGATTTAAAGATAGGAGATCTAATGCTGAAGGAGATTCAAACCTCGATTCAGGAAACAATTGGGGAATTTAAGCAGAATTGGGTAGGTTCATATATCATCATACAGATATACTTTAAAGGAGCAGTAAGGTTGATGAACTTAGATGCAAACCCTTTTACTGAGCCAACTAATATGGATCAATTGAAGAAATACCACGTCTGA